A genomic region of Leptospira bourretii contains the following coding sequences:
- a CDS encoding aconitate hydratase, with amino-acid sequence MAFDIEMIAARYSKMEAAIAQARKVVGRPLTLTEKILYNHLWDGNPTKSFGRGVDYVDFAPDRVAMQDATAQMALLQFMQAGRKKVAVPSTVHCDHLITAKDESGVDLGIAVKENKEVYDFLSSVSNKYGIGFWKPGAGIIHQVVLENYAFPGGMMIGTDSHTVNAGGLGMVAIGVGGADACDVMAGLAWELKWPKAIGVKLTGKLNGWTSAKDVILKVAGILTVKGGTGAIVEYFGPGAEALSCTGKGTICNMGAEIGATTSTFGYDESMERYLRSTNRSDVADLANKYKAHLTADPEVYADPSKYFDQVIEIDLNTLEPYVNGPFTPDLATPISKMKEEAAKNGWPLKVEVGLIGSCTNSSYEDISRAASLAKQVAAKGLKTKAEFTITPGSELVRYTIQRDGFIDSFHKIGAKVFSNACGPCIGMWSRVGAEKKEKNTIVHSFNRNFQARQDGNPNTYAFVASPEITTALAIAGDLGFNPLTDTLTNEKGEQVKLDPPTGEELPNKGFAVEDAGFVAPAADGSGVQVIVDPTSTRLQLLAPFKAWEGTDLKGLKLLIKAKGKCTTDHISMAGPWLKFRGHLDNISNNLLIGATNIFNSKTNEVKNQLTGNYEPVPQTQRAYKAQGIGSIVVGDENYGEGSSREHAAMEPRHLGVRAVLVKSFARIHETNLKKQGMLALTFANKDDYDKIQEDDVIDIVGLTSFAEGKPLTLVLNHKDGKKDEISVNHTYNAQQIEWFKAGAALNLMKA; translated from the coding sequence ATGGCATTTGATATAGAAATGATTGCGGCGCGTTATTCCAAAATGGAAGCGGCCATCGCACAAGCCAGGAAGGTAGTGGGTCGACCCCTCACACTTACAGAAAAGATTTTATACAACCACCTTTGGGATGGAAATCCAACAAAGAGTTTTGGTCGCGGTGTCGACTACGTTGACTTTGCACCAGACCGTGTGGCGATGCAAGATGCAACAGCGCAAATGGCGCTTCTCCAATTTATGCAAGCTGGTCGTAAAAAAGTAGCGGTTCCCTCCACCGTTCACTGTGACCACTTAATCACGGCAAAAGACGAATCCGGTGTGGATCTTGGTATTGCTGTCAAAGAAAACAAAGAAGTTTATGATTTTTTATCCTCCGTTTCTAATAAGTATGGAATTGGTTTTTGGAAACCAGGTGCTGGTATCATCCACCAAGTGGTTTTAGAAAACTATGCTTTCCCAGGTGGGATGATGATCGGAACCGACTCCCATACAGTAAACGCTGGGGGACTGGGAATGGTCGCCATCGGCGTTGGTGGAGCTGACGCTTGTGATGTGATGGCAGGTCTTGCTTGGGAACTCAAGTGGCCAAAAGCCATTGGTGTCAAACTCACTGGAAAGCTAAATGGTTGGACATCAGCAAAAGATGTAATCTTAAAAGTAGCAGGAATTCTCACTGTAAAAGGTGGAACTGGTGCGATCGTAGAATACTTTGGACCAGGTGCGGAAGCCCTCTCTTGTACGGGAAAAGGTACAATCTGTAACATGGGAGCAGAAATTGGTGCAACCACTTCTACTTTTGGTTACGATGAATCCATGGAACGTTACTTAAGATCCACTAACAGAAGTGATGTGGCAGATCTTGCTAACAAATACAAAGCTCACTTAACAGCTGACCCAGAAGTGTATGCCGATCCTTCCAAATACTTTGACCAAGTGATTGAAATTGATCTCAACACCTTAGAGCCTTATGTAAATGGTCCATTCACTCCAGACCTTGCGACTCCTATTTCTAAAATGAAAGAAGAAGCGGCAAAAAATGGTTGGCCACTCAAGGTGGAAGTGGGTCTTATCGGATCTTGCACTAACTCCTCTTATGAAGATATCTCAAGAGCTGCCTCCCTTGCCAAACAAGTGGCAGCAAAAGGTCTTAAAACCAAAGCTGAGTTTACCATCACTCCAGGATCGGAACTAGTTCGTTATACGATCCAAAGAGACGGGTTCATTGATTCCTTCCATAAAATTGGAGCTAAAGTTTTCTCTAATGCTTGTGGGCCTTGTATTGGAATGTGGTCTCGTGTGGGTGCAGAAAAAAAGGAAAAGAACACCATTGTTCACTCCTTCAATCGTAACTTCCAAGCCCGCCAAGATGGAAACCCAAACACTTATGCTTTTGTGGCTTCTCCAGAAATCACAACGGCTCTTGCCATTGCGGGAGACTTAGGGTTCAATCCGCTCACCGACACTTTAACCAACGAAAAAGGGGAACAAGTAAAATTGGACCCACCTACTGGGGAAGAACTCCCTAATAAAGGTTTTGCGGTTGAGGATGCAGGTTTTGTGGCACCGGCGGCAGATGGATCAGGGGTCCAAGTGATTGTTGATCCAACATCCACAAGATTACAACTTCTTGCTCCATTCAAAGCTTGGGAAGGAACAGATCTCAAAGGTCTAAAACTACTCATCAAAGCCAAAGGAAAATGTACAACAGACCATATTTCAATGGCGGGTCCTTGGCTTAAGTTCCGTGGTCACTTGGATAATATCTCCAATAACCTTCTCATTGGTGCTACGAACATCTTCAATAGTAAAACCAATGAAGTGAAAAACCAACTTACCGGAAACTACGAACCGGTTCCGCAAACCCAAAGAGCTTACAAAGCACAAGGGATTGGATCCATTGTGGTAGGTGACGAAAACTATGGAGAAGGTTCTTCTAGGGAACATGCTGCGATGGAACCAAGGCATTTAGGTGTGAGAGCGGTTCTTGTAAAATCGTTTGCTCGGATTCACGAAACCAACTTGAAAAAACAAGGGATGTTGGCTTTGACTTTTGCAAACAAAGATGACTACGATAAAATCCAAGAAGATGATGTGATTGATATTGTAGGACTCACAAGTTTTGCAGAAGGGAAACCACTCACTCTTGTTCTCAATCATAAGGATGGGAAAAAAGATGAAATTTCTGTGAACCATACTTACAATGCGCAACAAATCGAATGGTTCAAAGCAGGTGCTGCTTTGAATTTGATGAAAGCGTAG
- a CDS encoding class I SAM-dependent methyltransferase → MKGFLKKQNFGFGKNGKEFDGTYWTDIYGNGLDVDGSYNAKQHAEYLKALFQLMEIPVYKMADFGFGRAILLREMVKTFSPVKVYAVDASKDAYEDLKKKDWVKRSDKFHLYHESLETFKLPKLEKEPVELGICNSVIQYLPDSMIPDVLEKMAKYCNYLYFTVPTNEDYSVMKEEMNFTDPYAFSRSKKKYRKWISRDFEIVGYNLLQSKWLGEKGFKEDFFRI, encoded by the coding sequence ATGAAGGGTTTTTTAAAAAAACAAAACTTCGGCTTTGGAAAAAATGGGAAAGAGTTTGATGGTACCTATTGGACTGATATTTACGGGAATGGGTTAGACGTAGATGGATCTTACAATGCCAAACAACATGCGGAATACTTAAAAGCACTCTTTCAATTAATGGAAATTCCGGTTTACAAAATGGCCGACTTCGGTTTCGGAAGAGCCATTTTACTCAGAGAGATGGTAAAAACTTTTTCTCCGGTAAAAGTGTATGCAGTGGACGCCTCCAAAGATGCCTATGAAGATCTAAAGAAAAAAGACTGGGTCAAACGTTCTGATAAATTCCATCTTTACCATGAATCCTTAGAAACTTTTAAACTTCCTAAGTTAGAAAAGGAACCGGTGGAGCTTGGAATTTGTAATTCAGTCATCCAATACCTTCCCGATTCGATGATTCCAGATGTTTTGGAAAAAATGGCTAAGTATTGCAATTATCTATATTTTACAGTTCCAACGAATGAAGACTATTCGGTAATGAAAGAAGAAATGAATTTCACTGATCCATATGCTTTTTCTCGTTCGAAAAAAAAATATAGGAAATGGATTTCTCGTGATTTTGAAATTGTAGGATATAACCTTTTGCAAAGTAAATGGTTAGGCGAGAAGGGGTTTAAGGAAGATTTCTTTAGAATTTAG